ACCCAGGTGATGCTACCGTTGTTCAGTCCGAGACGCAGCCACCCCTCCGGAGGAAACTGCAGCGCTCTGGAAGAGTCAACAAACAACCGTTTTAGTCGGGTGGTTCAAACCGGCAGCGACAAAGCCAATCAACCATACATGGTCTATCGTGTGTCTGACATTTGTCAAGTGGGTGTTAACGCTAAAGAATTATACATAACaacgtgcatgtctgtgtgtgtacagccacATACCTGCACACGAAGTAGCGAATGACATTAGCGTGACAGACGATAATCTCGTAGCTGTCCTCAGTCTGTTTGGCGTCGGCGCGGTGGATGTAGCGGCGGAAAGCTGCCTCGATGCGAGCCCCGTCCTCGTGGTACTACAGGAAGCGCCAAACAGAGTCAGAACCTCTCTAGCTTCCAGAAGTAGTCCTCACCAAGCCTTGACCACACAACAGGTGTCAATGCTTAGAAATGTGAAATTGTTAACAAATGATCGAGCCACTTTGTGATCAATGAGGGTTTGGTAGGCCAGGGGCGGATCGAGAcattttcattcggggtggcaatagggtggcagaaggaagttgttgggtggcctcctggaggcgaatccaaacccaaagtaggggggtacattactccctatggtaaatgattaggctgttatttatgttctgtaatgtacaaataatatctTTCCATAGGAagattggggtggcagtattttttattggggtggcagctgccaccccttgccaccccttagatccgccactgctgtaggcctatttaccaggcacaatgcaaaaacattcacacacattgcAGCTTGCTGTTATGCAGGCACGGTTCAACAATACATATAACTTGCTAACACATGCAAATAATCTTGTTACTGAActcatgggcgtatctagtaaTATTCTCTGGAGTTATATGgtggaacatgcccccagacccccgtagttttgctgggtcacaggaaaaataatagatTTTATCTTGGGGCTtaaccccccccaaaagtgggaacctagatttgcccctCTCGTCTCACCACACAGTCTGGTTTCCAGGAAATGGGTGGTACTGGCTCAATGGGAGCACCCTCTCTTAGCAGGTCACAGCTTACCAGATCCACATCTAATGCAAAGCCAAGAGGGAAAGAGTGGTCATTATCATCCTGAATGGTGGGGCTATTCTGCACAATCAACAGTAATTAAAGATAAGAGATCCTCTCTAACCTGGCAGATGTTTGCTTATAATGTTGGCAGTTTCTGTGGCACGGGTCATCGTTGAATGGATCAAAACATCATACTTCAGCCCCAGGGCAGCCAATCGCTGGCCTGTAAACTCGGCTTGCTCCCGGCCTGTAAAACGATAAAATCATTAGTTCATTAGTTTGAACTTTAACCTCTGTTGTTGCCTGGTCGCTTGAAAGAGCACATACCTAAAGGAGTTAAAACTCTTTCCTTGTCAACTGTCCCATTCAGATTGTACTGAGAGTGACGGATTAAGAAGATGTGTCGAGTAGCTTTGGGTTTGTTATTCTCCAATTCTGTCATCGGTTCGTCGTTGGTACTCTCTTTGCCGTTCCTTCTCTTCTTTCCATTTGTGAGTGACAAGGGGTCACGCCTGTAACACATTAGTCAACATTAACGGGGTTCCGCTCTTTGCACAGCATTAAGACTGGGGGAGCAACATTTAGCTTAATGGACATTTTAACATTTGCATTTGGTATTGAGGCTACAATGTGGAGCGCAGAGATGCTTGCCAAACAGCGTGCGTTAATAAGAAAGAATCTACCTATCCCAATTATTGTCCCAGGTAGTCCTACTGTAGTCCTGGCCTGTTGACCAAGACTGAG
The Hypomesus transpacificus isolate Combined female chromosome 22, fHypTra1, whole genome shotgun sequence genome window above contains:
- the LOC124484508 gene encoding serine/threonine-protein phosphatase PGAM5, mitochondrial-like, giving the protein MSFRIVTKLICGLAGSSALLVAMAESRGYLERPSHAESSRIWTALAVLQAAQPQSWSTGQDYSRTTWDNNWDRRDPLSLTNGKKRRNGKESTNDEPMTELENNKPKATRHIFLIRHSQYNLNGTVDKERVLTPLGREQAEFTGQRLAALGLKYDVLIHSTMTRATETANIISKHLPDVDLVSCDLLREGAPIEPVPPISWKPDCVYHEDGARIEAAFRRYIHRADAKQTEDSYEIIVCHANVIRYFVCRALQFPPEGWLRLGLNNGSITWVTIRPSGRVGLRMMGDSGFMPPDKLTRT